A single region of the Alteriqipengyuania flavescens genome encodes:
- a CDS encoding metallophosphoesterase — translation MAAILLAGITALAWRHTMGDPVVRRTVIATADLPAGSPPVRIALISDIHVAGPDMPPERLERIVTQINALRPDVVMIAGDFVSHKRTATHIYRPDEIIAPLAGLEARLGVVAAPGNHDHWYNLPGLAAELRKAGITLLSNEAKQVGPLAVGGLDDAYTGRDDVPATLSAMRGLSGPRIILSHSPDPFPALPPDFGLMLAGHTHCGQIAYPWGGAPAHMSDYGDRYGCGMVDERGNTVVTGAGLGTSLIWIRLFARPEIWILELRAKGA, via the coding sequence ATGGCCGCGATATTGCTTGCGGGGATCACGGCGCTGGCCTGGCGGCACACGATGGGCGACCCGGTCGTCAGGCGCACGGTAATCGCCACTGCCGATCTTCCGGCCGGTTCGCCCCCGGTCAGGATCGCACTGATTTCCGACATCCACGTTGCGGGACCCGACATGCCCCCCGAGCGACTGGAACGGATCGTCACGCAGATCAACGCGCTACGTCCCGATGTCGTGATGATCGCGGGCGACTTCGTGAGCCACAAGCGCACCGCGACCCATATCTACCGGCCCGACGAGATCATCGCCCCGCTTGCAGGTTTGGAAGCCCGGTTGGGTGTCGTCGCTGCTCCGGGCAATCACGATCACTGGTACAACCTGCCGGGGCTTGCTGCGGAATTGCGCAAGGCGGGGATAACTTTGCTGTCCAACGAGGCGAAGCAGGTGGGCCCGCTCGCCGTCGGCGGGCTGGACGATGCCTATACCGGTCGCGACGATGTGCCCGCTACGCTGTCGGCCATGCGAGGGCTGTCAGGTCCGCGCATCATCCTGTCGCACAGCCCCGATCCATTTCCCGCCCTTCCACCGGACTTCGGCCTGATGCTGGCCGGGCATACCCATTGCGGGCAGATCGCCTATCCGTGGGGCGGCGCGCCGGCCCACATGTCCGACTACGGCGATCGCTACGGGTGCGGCATGGTGGACGAGCGCGGCAACACGGTCGTCACCGGCGCCGGACTCGGTACCAGCCTGATATGGATACGCCTCTTCGCGCGGCCGGAAATCTGGATCCTTGAACTGCGCGCGAAAGGCGCCTGA
- a CDS encoding phosphatidate cytidylyltransferase, with product MAGEIDRQSDRKRDRMKAFAKRYMTVPLAIRTSDLQRRAASAAVMMAAALGALWAGGLVLDLFIIVVAAATYFEFARLILRIEMGALARVFGWLAGAAYIVAAAYVLVSAASREAIVLIVGCVVFVDTFAYGFGRTFGGPKIAPKISPSKTWAGLGGGVVGATTALVLFLLFSEYGSTVTYRPPLEWVMLVIPGAMIAVLAQAGDFFESWLKRKAKMKDSSNLIPGHGGVFDRTDGILPVAIFFGAMFSTLAPHWIDL from the coding sequence GTGGCCGGTGAGATCGACCGGCAGTCGGATCGCAAGCGCGACCGGATGAAGGCTTTTGCCAAGCGGTACATGACCGTGCCGCTCGCTATCCGCACGTCCGACCTGCAGCGCCGTGCCGCTTCTGCGGCGGTGATGATGGCGGCTGCGCTGGGGGCGCTGTGGGCGGGCGGGCTGGTGCTCGACCTTTTCATCATCGTCGTGGCCGCAGCGACCTATTTCGAATTCGCGCGGCTGATCCTGCGCATCGAGATGGGCGCGCTCGCCCGCGTGTTCGGCTGGCTGGCCGGTGCGGCCTATATCGTCGCTGCCGCCTATGTGCTCGTGAGCGCCGCATCGCGTGAAGCGATCGTGCTGATCGTCGGCTGCGTCGTTTTCGTGGATACGTTTGCCTATGGTTTCGGGCGCACATTCGGCGGACCCAAGATCGCCCCGAAGATCAGCCCGTCCAAGACTTGGGCAGGCCTCGGCGGTGGGGTCGTGGGGGCGACCACCGCGCTGGTGCTGTTCCTGCTGTTTTCCGAATACGGCTCGACCGTCACGTATCGCCCGCCGCTGGAATGGGTGATGCTGGTCATCCCGGGCGCGATGATCGCGGTGCTGGCGCAGGCGGGCGATTTTTTCGAAAGCTGGCTGAAACGCAAGGCGAAGATGAAAGACAGCTCCAACCTCATTCCCGGCCATGGCGGCGTGTTCGACCGGACCGACGGTATCTTGCCGGTGGCGATATTCTTCGGCGCGATGTTCTCCACGCTGGCGCCGCACTGGATCGACCTGTGA
- the uppS gene encoding polyprenyl diphosphate synthase → MNGESQRAKHVAIIMDGNGRWAKRKHLPRAMGHRQGVEAVRKLVRACDGLGLDCLTLYAFSSENWKRPEDEVDDLMDLMRKFIKSDLPEFIANNVRLHIIGDWRGLAPDIVAMLEDALGRTAGGTTTLAVALNYGSQGEIVRAARQAAAGGEITEESLARYLDTADLPPLDLLIRTSGEVRLSNFLLWQAAYAEMLFVDTLWPDFTPDHLQQALDDFSGRERRFGGR, encoded by the coding sequence ATGAACGGGGAGAGCCAGCGCGCGAAACACGTTGCCATCATCATGGATGGCAACGGGCGCTGGGCGAAGCGCAAGCACTTGCCGCGCGCGATGGGGCACCGGCAGGGCGTCGAGGCCGTGCGCAAGCTGGTGCGCGCCTGCGACGGTCTGGGGCTGGATTGCCTCACGCTCTATGCCTTCAGCAGCGAGAACTGGAAGCGCCCGGAAGACGAGGTCGACGACCTGATGGACCTGATGCGCAAGTTCATCAAATCGGACTTGCCGGAATTCATTGCCAACAACGTGCGGCTGCACATTATCGGCGACTGGCGCGGCCTTGCGCCCGATATCGTCGCCATGCTGGAAGACGCGCTGGGGCGGACCGCGGGCGGCACGACCACGCTGGCCGTGGCGCTCAATTACGGATCGCAGGGCGAGATCGTGCGCGCGGCGCGGCAGGCGGCAGCCGGCGGCGAGATTACCGAGGAAAGTCTTGCGCGGTATCTCGACACGGCGGACCTCCCGCCGCTCGACCTGCTGATCCGCACCAGCGGCGAGGTGCGACTGTCGAACTTCCTGCTCTGGCAGGCGGCCTATGCCGAGATGCTGTTCGTCGACACGCTGTGGCCCGACTTTACGCCGGACCACCTGCAGCAGGCGCTCGACGACTTTTCCGGGCGGGAGCGGCGCTTCGGTGGCCGGTGA
- the frr gene encoding ribosome recycling factor, which yields MAKFDKSDIERRMTGAVESLKGDLSGLRTGRANTSLLDPVTVEVYGSMMPLNQVATVSAPEPRMLSVQVWDKANVTAVEKGIAHANLGLNPMQDGQTLRLPMPDLTEDRRKELAKLAGKYAENAKIAIRNVRRDGMEALKEDEKKKEISEDDRKRLEDEVQKLTDKYVAEADEAAAAKEKEILTQ from the coding sequence ATGGCAAAATTCGACAAGTCCGACATCGAACGCCGCATGACCGGCGCGGTGGAATCGCTCAAAGGCGACCTTTCCGGCCTGCGCACCGGGCGCGCCAACACCAGCCTGCTCGATCCGGTCACGGTCGAGGTCTACGGCAGCATGATGCCGCTGAACCAGGTCGCCACTGTCTCCGCGCCGGAGCCGCGCATGCTGAGCGTGCAGGTGTGGGACAAGGCGAACGTCACGGCGGTCGAGAAGGGCATCGCCCACGCCAATCTGGGCCTCAACCCGATGCAGGACGGCCAGACCCTGCGCCTTCCCATGCCCGACCTGACCGAAGATCGGCGCAAGGAACTCGCCAAGCTGGCCGGCAAATATGCGGAGAACGCGAAGATCGCGATCCGCAACGTGCGGCGCGACGGGATGGAAGCGTTGAAGGAAGACGAAAAGAAGAAGGAAATCTCCGAAGACGACCGCAAGCGCCTGGAGGACGAGGTCCAGAAGCTGACCGACAAGTACGTCGCCGAAGCGGACGAGGCGGCAGCGGCGAAGGAAAAGGAAATCCTGACCCAGTGA
- a CDS encoding DUF6683 family protein, whose translation MPSVPWQFAKALASTDRLVQSVATQTFSRHPMCLPRYLVFAVTLVAPAIFVSPAAAQDIGGGFISAGIGNAGIEAATIALEDQVSEPGHRTVDAQARTEFNFVPTESQRRRTASRVARNLVPAPQRDEFAAQFDDDFYAMIDGELSYYGLSTNNLADTYAFWWLIVWDAAHGVSTDTTPAQAQGVRDQVAAALVESFPEMSDSDRQAISDEFVIHAVLFMNELEASAGDPARLANIKSSARSAAISVTGMDPLNLRVTDEGFRPID comes from the coding sequence GTGCCAAGTGTTCCCTGGCAGTTTGCCAAGGCCCTTGCTTCAACCGACCGCCTGGTGCAATCTGTGGCAACACAAACATTTTCGAGACATCCCATGTGTCTGCCTCGATACCTGGTTTTTGCCGTCACACTGGTCGCGCCCGCGATATTCGTCAGCCCCGCAGCCGCCCAGGATATTGGCGGCGGCTTCATTTCGGCCGGGATCGGCAACGCAGGGATCGAGGCGGCAACCATCGCTCTGGAGGACCAGGTTTCCGAACCGGGCCACAGGACTGTCGATGCGCAAGCCCGAACGGAGTTCAACTTCGTCCCGACGGAATCGCAGCGCCGCAGAACTGCCAGTCGCGTCGCGCGAAACCTGGTGCCCGCACCACAGCGTGACGAATTCGCCGCGCAATTCGACGATGATTTCTATGCGATGATCGATGGCGAACTGTCTTACTATGGTCTCTCGACGAACAATCTCGCCGACACCTATGCGTTCTGGTGGCTGATCGTCTGGGATGCCGCCCATGGAGTTTCCACCGATACTACGCCGGCCCAGGCCCAGGGCGTTCGCGATCAAGTCGCCGCGGCACTCGTCGAGTCATTCCCCGAAATGTCGGACAGCGACCGCCAGGCAATAAGCGATGAATTCGTTATTCACGCGGTTCTGTTCATGAATGAGCTGGAGGCTTCCGCAGGCGATCCTGCTCGCCTTGCCAATATCAAGTCCAGTGCCCGAAGCGCAGCCATTTCGGTAACGGGAATGGACCCGCTCAATCTGCGAGTTACCGACGAGGGCTTCCGCCCGATCGATTGA
- the pyrH gene encoding UMP kinase, translating into MPPSPQMPEMKRVLLKLSGEVLMGDQQYGIDPAFVAELAEEVKAAKDAGLEICLVIGGGNIFRGMAGAAKGMDRAQADYMGMLATVMNALAMQNALEQLGVDTRVQSAIEMDQVCEPVIRRRAERHLEKGRVVIFAAGVGSPFFTTDSGAALRAAEMKCDALLKGTSVDGVYDSDPKHNPAAKRFDTVSYDRVLAANLKVMDASAVALCRDNDIPIVVFSIREKGNLARVLAGEGVQTIVQTQD; encoded by the coding sequence ATGCCCCCTTCGCCGCAGATGCCCGAGATGAAGCGCGTCCTGCTCAAGCTGTCGGGCGAGGTTCTGATGGGCGACCAGCAGTACGGCATCGACCCCGCCTTCGTCGCCGAACTGGCGGAAGAAGTGAAGGCGGCAAAGGATGCCGGGCTGGAAATCTGTCTCGTCATCGGTGGCGGCAATATCTTTCGCGGCATGGCGGGCGCGGCCAAGGGCATGGACCGCGCGCAGGCCGATTACATGGGCATGCTGGCCACGGTGATGAACGCGCTGGCCATGCAGAACGCGCTGGAGCAACTGGGCGTCGACACGCGCGTCCAGTCCGCGATCGAAATGGACCAGGTGTGCGAACCGGTGATCCGTCGCCGCGCCGAACGGCATCTCGAAAAAGGCCGCGTGGTGATCTTCGCCGCCGGCGTCGGCAGCCCGTTCTTCACCACCGATAGCGGCGCGGCCCTGCGCGCGGCGGAAATGAAATGCGACGCGCTGCTGAAAGGCACCAGCGTGGACGGTGTCTATGACAGCGACCCCAAGCACAATCCGGCGGCAAAGCGTTTCGATACCGTGAGTTACGACCGCGTGCTGGCAGCCAATCTCAAGGTCATGGACGCCTCTGCCGTGGCGCTGTGCCGCGACAACGACATTCCCATCGTGGTCTTCTCCATCCGCGAGAAAGGCAACCTTGCCCGCGTGCTGGCGGGCGAGGGCGTCCAGACCATCGTCCAGACCCAAGACTGA